In Rhodospirillales bacterium, a single window of DNA contains:
- the thiD gene encoding bifunctional hydroxymethylpyrimidine kinase/phosphomethylpyrimidine kinase yields the protein MKGRVLIVAGSDSGGGAGIQADIKTVTALGGYAMTAITALTAQNTTGVFGIHDVPADFVAEQMRLVLTDIGADCVKTGMLHRADTIAAVAGALRDYAPDVPVVVDPVMVAKGGHALLAPEATVAMRHTIVPLATVVTPNVPEAEALTGMTIRDENDAAHAARMIATLGPKAILMTGGHLEGETVADFLLHDDKIFEVFRSPRIETPHTHGTGCTLASAVATGIAQGMSLRQAVIRARRYVYKAIERAPGLGHGHGPLDHGHAIPEFR from the coding sequence ATGAAGGGGCGGGTTCTGATCGTCGCCGGTTCCGATTCCGGCGGCGGCGCCGGCATCCAGGCCGACATCAAGACCGTGACCGCGCTCGGCGGTTACGCCATGACCGCGATCACCGCGCTCACCGCCCAGAACACCACCGGCGTGTTCGGCATCCACGACGTACCCGCCGATTTCGTCGCCGAGCAGATGCGCCTGGTGCTGACCGACATCGGCGCCGATTGCGTCAAGACCGGAATGCTGCACCGCGCCGACACCATCGCGGCGGTGGCGGGCGCGTTGCGCGATTACGCGCCGGACGTGCCGGTGGTGGTCGATCCGGTGATGGTGGCGAAGGGCGGGCATGCGCTGCTGGCGCCCGAGGCGACGGTCGCCATGCGTCACACCATCGTGCCGCTCGCCACCGTCGTCACCCCGAACGTGCCGGAGGCTGAGGCGCTCACCGGCATGACGATTCGCGACGAGAACGACGCCGCCCACGCCGCGCGCATGATCGCGACGCTGGGGCCGAAGGCGATCCTGATGACCGGCGGGCACCTGGAAGGCGAGACCGTGGCCGATTTCCTTTTGCACGACGACAAGATTTTCGAAGTGTTCCGCAGCCCGCGCATCGAAACCCCGCACACCCACGGCACCGGCTGCACGCTGGCGTCCGCGGTCGCGACCGGCATCGCCCAGGGGATGAGCCTCCGCCAGGCGGTGATCCGCGCGCGCCGGTACGTCTACAAGGCGATCGAGCGGGCGCCGGGCCTGGGGCACGGTCACGGTCCGTTGGACCACGGCCACGCGATTCCCGAGTTTCGTTGA
- a CDS encoding phosphoglucosamine mutase, with protein MTRKLFGTDGIRGQANAEPMTAETALRVGQAAAKRFRRGNHRHRVVIGKDTRLSGYLLEPALTAGFISMGMDVILVGPMPTPAVAMLTRSLRADLGVMLSASHNPYQDNGIKLFGPDGYKLSDDMEAAIERDVASDLSADLATAAELGRAKRLDDAQGRYTEFVKQTFPKGLRLDGLKIVVDCANGAAYKVAPEVLWELGADTVPLAVAPDGFNINRKCGSTATEYMREQVVAHGAHFGLALDGDADRVIIADEKGAIVDGDQVMALIAADWHRRGQLRGGGLVATVMSNLGLERHLAGLGLALARTSVGDRYVVEHMRARGYNVGGEQSGHIILGDYGTTGDGLIAALQVLAVLVEANRPTSEVCRVFAPLPQVLRNARVNGAAPLADARVKTAIAAGEDRLAGKGRLLIRPSGTEPVIRVMAEGDEESVVAAVVEEIVGALEAAGARAGAPR; from the coding sequence ATGACCCGCAAGCTTTTCGGCACCGACGGCATCCGCGGCCAGGCCAACGCCGAGCCGATGACCGCCGAAACCGCGCTTCGCGTCGGCCAGGCGGCGGCCAAACGGTTTCGCCGCGGCAATCACCGCCACCGGGTGGTGATCGGCAAGGACACGCGGCTTTCGGGCTACCTGCTCGAACCCGCGCTGACCGCCGGGTTCATCTCCATGGGGATGGACGTGATCCTGGTCGGGCCGATGCCGACCCCGGCGGTGGCGATGCTGACGCGCTCCTTGCGCGCCGATCTCGGCGTCATGCTGTCGGCGTCCCACAATCCCTATCAGGACAACGGCATCAAGCTGTTCGGCCCGGACGGCTACAAGCTGTCCGACGACATGGAAGCGGCGATTGAACGCGACGTCGCCTCGGACCTGTCGGCCGATCTGGCCACGGCGGCGGAACTCGGACGCGCCAAGCGCCTCGACGATGCGCAGGGGCGCTATACCGAATTCGTCAAGCAGACGTTCCCCAAGGGCCTGCGCCTCGACGGCCTCAAGATCGTGGTCGATTGCGCCAACGGCGCCGCCTACAAGGTCGCGCCCGAGGTGCTGTGGGAACTGGGTGCCGACACCGTCCCGCTCGCCGTCGCGCCGGACGGGTTCAACATCAACCGCAAGTGCGGCTCGACCGCGACCGAATACATGCGCGAGCAGGTGGTCGCCCACGGCGCCCATTTCGGCCTCGCCCTCGACGGCGACGCCGACCGGGTGATCATCGCCGACGAAAAGGGGGCGATCGTCGACGGCGATCAGGTGATGGCCTTGATCGCCGCCGACTGGCACCGGCGCGGGCAACTGCGCGGCGGCGGCCTGGTGGCGACCGTGATGTCCAACCTCGGATTGGAGCGGCATCTCGCCGGCCTCGGCCTCGCGCTCGCCCGCACCTCGGTCGGCGACCGCTACGTGGTCGAGCACATGCGCGCGCGCGGCTACAACGTCGGCGGCGAACAGTCGGGCCACATCATTCTCGGCGATTACGGCACCACCGGCGACGGGCTGATCGCCGCTCTCCAGGTTCTCGCCGTGCTGGTGGAAGCGAACCGGCCGACCAGCGAGGTGTGCCGGGTATTCGCGCCGCTGCCGCAGGTTCTGCGCAACGCGCGGGTCAACGGCGCCGCGCCGCTCGCCGACGCGCGCGTCAAGACCGCCATTGCCGCGGGCGAGGACCGGCTTGCGGGCAAGGGGCGGCTGCTGATCCGGCCTTCGGGCACCGAACCGGTGATCCGGGTCATGGCCGAAGGCGACGAGGAATCCGTGGTCGCCGCCGTGGTCGAGGAGATCGTCGGCGCGCTGGAAGCGGCGGGCGCCCGCGCCGGCGCGCCGCGATGA
- the folP gene encoding dihydropteroate synthase, which yields MGVVNVTPDSFSDGGETADTDLAIARGRELIAAGADMIDVGGESTRPGARPVEPREEAARIVPVIRALAAEGALVSADTRHAAVMTEAAEAGARIINDVAALSEPGALEAAARSGAHVILMHMKGDPRTMQDDPRYDDVVGEVADYLRARIEACVRAGIARARIAVDPGIGFGKTVAHNARLIANLDRVKALGHPVVLGVSRKSFIAKLSRNEPPKGRLAGSLAAALAGVARGADILRVHDVAETRQALAVWGAVFQG from the coding sequence ATGGGCGTCGTCAACGTCACGCCCGACAGCTTTTCCGACGGCGGCGAAACCGCCGACACGGACCTCGCGATCGCGCGCGGGCGCGAGTTGATCGCGGCCGGGGCGGACATGATTGACGTCGGCGGCGAATCGACCCGTCCCGGCGCCCGGCCGGTCGAGCCGAGGGAAGAAGCCGCCCGGATCGTGCCGGTGATCCGCGCGCTCGCCGCCGAAGGTGCGCTGGTATCCGCCGACACGCGCCACGCGGCGGTGATGACGGAGGCGGCCGAGGCCGGCGCCCGCATCATCAACGACGTGGCGGCGCTCTCCGAGCCGGGCGCGCTCGAAGCGGCGGCGCGAAGCGGCGCACACGTGATCCTGATGCACATGAAGGGCGATCCGCGCACCATGCAGGACGATCCGCGCTATGACGACGTGGTGGGGGAAGTCGCGGACTACCTGCGCGCCCGGATCGAGGCTTGCGTCCGGGCCGGGATTGCGCGCGCGCGCATCGCGGTCGATCCGGGTATTGGCTTCGGCAAGACGGTCGCCCACAACGCCCGCCTGATCGCCAACCTGGATCGCGTGAAGGCGCTCGGCCATCCGGTGGTGCTCGGCGTTTCGCGCAAGAGCTTCATTGCCAAGTTGAGCCGGAACGAGCCGCCCAAGGGGCGCCTCGCGGGCTCGCTCGCCGCCGCCCTGGCCGGCGTCGCGCGCGGCGCCGACATTCTCCGCGTCCACGACGTGGCCGAAACCCGCCAGGCGCTGGCGGTGTGGGGCGCCGTTTTTCAAGGTTAA